From one Catellatospora sp. IY07-71 genomic stretch:
- a CDS encoding metalloregulator ArsR/SmtB family transcription factor, protein MTRPLYQVKAEFFKVLGHPARIRVLELLSEREHSVGEMLPEVGLESAHLSQQLAVLRKMNLVVTRKEGSTVYYSLVSPQVAELLAVARRILTEVLSSQVGLLDDLRAAQTGGRS, encoded by the coding sequence GTGACAAGGCCGCTGTATCAGGTCAAGGCAGAGTTCTTCAAGGTGCTCGGGCACCCCGCTCGCATCCGTGTGCTGGAGCTGCTCTCCGAGCGGGAGCACTCGGTCGGCGAGATGCTGCCGGAGGTCGGCCTGGAGTCGGCGCACCTGTCGCAGCAGCTCGCCGTGCTGCGCAAGATGAACCTCGTCGTGACCCGCAAGGAAGGCTCGACGGTCTACTACTCCCTGGTCAGCCCACAGGTCGCGGAGCTGCTCGCGGTCGCCCGGCGCATCCTCACCGAGGTGCTGTCCAGCCAGGTCGGGCTGCTCGACGACCTGCGCGCCGCGCAGACCGGCGGCCGCTCCTAG
- a CDS encoding hemolysin family protein: MLIVTGLALIVALTAATAYFVAQEFAYVAADRGILRKEADGGDPAAQRALEVTGRLSFMLSGAQLGITVTALLAGYVAEPYLGAGLAPLLQAVGLPESASLSVSVLLALLVATVVQMVLGELAPKNLAITRPEALARWLSRSTLIYLTVAGPVIRVFDAAANRLLRTVGIEPIEELPQGATREDLEQIVAEARDAGHLDADTAALLDSGLDFRLLTAGEAMVPRVDVVVMSAADPASRLVELLGTGHSRFPVIGAGLDDVLGVVSIAEVLAVPAHARAVTPVASIAVAPVVVPAAVTLPTVLERLRAEHRQLAIVADEYGGFAGVISLEDVAEELVGPIRDEDDLPEARPHAQPDGSWLVPGRWRIDQIADATGIELPGDDVYDTVSGLILHRLGRVTTRGDVVDVDTAEPEGGARLTVLEVHRHVPVSVRVEPLGRQP, translated from the coding sequence GTGCTGATAGTCACCGGGTTGGCGCTGATCGTCGCGCTGACCGCCGCCACCGCCTACTTCGTCGCGCAGGAGTTCGCCTACGTCGCCGCCGACCGCGGCATCCTGCGCAAGGAGGCCGACGGCGGCGATCCCGCCGCACAGCGCGCCCTCGAGGTCACCGGCCGACTGTCGTTCATGCTCTCCGGCGCGCAGCTCGGCATCACCGTCACCGCCCTGCTGGCCGGTTACGTCGCCGAGCCCTATCTGGGCGCCGGGCTCGCGCCGCTGCTGCAGGCCGTCGGCCTGCCCGAGAGCGCCAGCCTGTCCGTATCGGTGCTGCTGGCACTGCTGGTCGCCACGGTCGTGCAGATGGTGCTCGGCGAGCTGGCCCCGAAGAACCTCGCCATCACCCGCCCGGAGGCGCTGGCCCGGTGGCTGTCCCGGTCCACCCTGATCTACCTGACCGTGGCCGGGCCGGTGATCCGGGTGTTCGACGCCGCGGCCAACCGGCTGCTGCGCACCGTCGGCATCGAACCGATCGAGGAGCTGCCGCAGGGTGCCACCCGGGAAGACCTGGAGCAGATCGTCGCCGAGGCGCGCGACGCCGGGCACCTGGACGCCGACACCGCCGCGCTGCTCGATTCCGGGCTGGACTTCCGGCTGCTCACCGCGGGCGAGGCGATGGTGCCGCGGGTCGACGTCGTCGTCATGTCCGCCGCCGACCCGGCCTCCCGCCTGGTCGAGCTGCTCGGCACCGGCCACTCCCGCTTCCCGGTGATCGGCGCGGGCCTCGACGACGTGCTCGGCGTGGTCTCCATCGCCGAGGTGCTCGCCGTGCCCGCGCACGCCCGCGCGGTGACACCGGTGGCCTCGATCGCGGTGGCGCCGGTGGTGGTGCCCGCCGCGGTCACCCTGCCCACGGTGCTGGAGCGGCTGCGCGCCGAGCACCGGCAGCTCGCCATCGTCGCCGACGAGTACGGCGGCTTCGCCGGGGTGATCAGCCTGGAGGACGTCGCCGAGGAGCTGGTCGGCCCGATCCGCGACGAGGACGACCTGCCCGAGGCCCGGCCGCACGCCCAGCCCGACGGATCGTGGCTGGTGCCCGGCCGCTGGCGCATCGACCAGATCGCCGACGCGACCGGCATCGAGCTGCCCGGCGACGACGTGTACGACACCGTCTCCGGCCTCATCCTGCACCGGCTCGGCCGGGTCACCACCCGCGGCGACGTCGTCGACGTCGACACCGCCGAACCGGAGGGCGGCGCCCGCCTGACCGTGCTGGAGGTACACCGCCACGTCCCGGTCAGCGTCCGGGTCGAGCCGCTCGGGCGGCAGCCGTGA
- a CDS encoding SDR family oxidoreductase encodes MSEPQQQPPGTLQEMEHKPDHGEDSYQGHGRLSGKRAVITGGDSGIGRATAIAFAREGADVVIGYLNEHEDAQETGKLVEDAGRRAVLVPGDLSGREQCEALIDTAVRELGGIDVLVNNAAYQMTHESVEEIPDEEWQHTFDLNITAMFRLVKAALPHLGEGASIINTASVNSDMPRPTLLPYATTKGAIANFTAGLAQLLGDRGIRVNSVAPGPIWTPLIPSTMPPEHVKEFGKNTPLGRPGQPKEVAPVFVLLASDEASYISGAMVPVTGGKPIL; translated from the coding sequence ATGTCCGAGCCCCAGCAGCAGCCGCCCGGCACGCTCCAGGAGATGGAGCACAAGCCGGATCACGGCGAGGACAGCTACCAGGGCCACGGCCGCCTGTCGGGCAAGCGCGCCGTGATCACCGGCGGGGACAGCGGCATCGGCCGCGCCACCGCCATCGCGTTCGCGCGCGAGGGCGCCGACGTGGTCATCGGCTACCTGAACGAGCACGAGGACGCCCAGGAGACCGGCAAGCTGGTCGAGGACGCCGGCCGCAGGGCCGTGCTGGTGCCCGGCGACCTGTCCGGGCGTGAGCAGTGCGAGGCACTGATCGACACCGCGGTGCGCGAACTCGGCGGCATCGACGTGCTGGTCAACAACGCGGCGTACCAGATGACGCACGAGAGCGTCGAGGAGATCCCGGACGAGGAGTGGCAGCACACCTTCGACCTCAACATCACCGCGATGTTCCGCCTGGTCAAGGCCGCCCTGCCGCACCTGGGCGAGGGCGCCTCGATCATCAACACGGCGTCGGTGAACTCCGACATGCCCCGGCCCACGCTGCTGCCGTACGCGACGACCAAGGGCGCGATCGCGAACTTCACCGCCGGTCTGGCGCAGCTGCTCGGCGACCGCGGCATCCGCGTCAACAGCGTGGCACCCGGCCCGATCTGGACGCCGCTGATCCCGTCGACGATGCCGCCCGAGCACGTCAAGGAGTTCGGCAAGAACACCCCGCTGGGCCGCCCGGGTCAGCCCAAGGAGGTCGCGCCGGTGTTCGTGCTGCTCGCCTCGGACGAGGCCAGCTACATCTCCGGCGCGATGGTCCCGGTCACCGGCGGCAAGCCCATCCTCTGA
- a CDS encoding MerR family transcriptional regulator, translating to MALMRIGELATAAGVSNRTVDFYTNLGLISPASRTSGGFRLYDPVAAEHIATIQRLEASGMGLAEIATQLRAGGADLAAALARLDADLAALRQLAESAAGSAHGLATTLAVRANQLITVATELLTAMPEV from the coding sequence ATGGCATTGATGCGGATCGGTGAACTCGCCACCGCAGCAGGCGTCAGCAACCGCACCGTCGACTTCTACACCAACCTCGGTTTGATCAGCCCGGCGTCGCGCACCTCCGGCGGGTTCCGGCTATACGACCCGGTGGCCGCCGAGCACATCGCCACCATCCAGCGGCTGGAGGCCTCCGGCATGGGCCTGGCGGAGATCGCCACCCAGCTGCGCGCCGGGGGAGCGGACCTGGCCGCCGCGCTGGCCCGGCTCGACGCCGATCTGGCCGCGCTGCGCCAGCTGGCCGAGTCGGCGGCCGGCTCCGCGCACGGGCTGGCCACCACGCTCGCCGTGCGGGCCAACCAGCTCATCACCGTCGCGACCGAGCTGCTCACCGCGATGCCCGAGGTGTGA